The sequence AACTGTTACGTGATATCGACTAAAAATATCAAGTCAGTGGTTGCTTTGCGTTCAACCAGCATCACTGCCGCGACAGGCACCGGAAAGGCCGGTTGTCAACCTGTGGTCAATAGCTTCCCCACAGATTTATCCACAGGCTGGCGGCGTCCGTACAGGGATTTCTGGAGTGGAGAACCAGCGGACATCCGCCATTGCCAGAAACGCAAAGAGCCGCCCGATGGGCGGCTCTTTCGTTGCTACCGGCAGCAGTGCTTGCCGGTTACCAGCAGGGGGAGGCTTACGCCGCCATTACTGCTTTGCGTCGGCCTTGGTCACGTCGAGCAGCTCGACCTTGAAGGTCAGCGTCTCGTTCGGGCCGATCGGGCCGCCGGTGCCAGCCTTGCCGTAGGCAAGCTCGGCCGGGACATAGAGCATCCAGGTATCGCCGACGCTCATTTCCTGCAGTGCTTCCTGCCAACCCTTGATGACCTGGTTGACCTTGAAGCTGACCGGCTCGCCACGCTGGTAGGAGCTGTCGAAGACGGTGCCGTCCAGCAGCTTGCCTTCATAGTTCACCTTGACGGTATCTTCAGCGGACGGGGTCGCGCCGTCTCCGGATTCCAGCACCTTGTACTGCAGGCCGGAATCCAGGGTCTTCACGCCGTCCTTCTTGGCGTTGTCGGCGAGGAACTTGTCACCCTCTGCCTTGTTGTCGGTCGCTTCCTGCTCGACCATCTTCTTCTGCTCTTCCATCTTCTTCTGCTGGAAGCGGGAAAGCGAATCCGCGATTTCCTGGTCGCTCATCTTCATGTCGCCTTTGGCGTAGACATCACGCACGGCTTGAGTGAAGGCGTCGAGATCCAGATCGGTGATGTCCTGGGAGAGGCTCTTGCCCAGAGTTGCGCCGATGCCATAGCTGAGCTGTGCCTGCTCGTCTGCGAGGCTGTCATCGGCGGCAAAGCTGAACGGGGTGACCAGGAGGGCGCCGAGCGCGACGGCACTGACCAGCTGTTTCATGAAAACTCCTTCAGGATGGAATGGGCCTGAGACGGGCCCGAAACACGCAATTGACACCGAGGCGGCATGGCCTGCCTCGGGCACTAGTGTTACTCCGACTCTACCAGCCGCGTACAAGTTCCGCATCTCGCTGGCGTTGTCAGGCGCTGACGGGCACGCGGGCCAGTGCCAGTCTGCGCAGGGCGCGTGCCGTCGGGTGATCCCCCACGGCGAGCGTCGTCTTGCCGCTCAACAGAGCCAGTGATTGTTGAAAGGCCTGCAGCGGGTCCGCGACATGCGCGAAGGGCGCCCGCAGGCCGGTCGCACCTTCGGCTGACGACAGTGCAGGACTCAGCTCTTCCAGCTGGGCGAGGGTCTCCTGCTCGGCGGACAGCTCGCAGGCCTTGAGCTGCTGATAGAGGCGTTCCAGGCGTTGCACCGCGGCCGGGTCCTGGGTCGCGGGCAGTGTCGTCAGCTCCTGTTTCAGCTGGCGGCGGCGCTCGCGCAGCATGGCGGTCATCCAGCCCTGCCAGTCGCGCACGTCTTCCAGCAGGCGAGTGGGCGAGGCGGCCAGGGCGATGCCGTGGGCGGACAGCCAGTGAATCCACAGCAGCTCGCAGACATCGAGTCCCGCCTCGTTCTGCAGCAGCAGGCAGGTACTCATCATGTCCGGCGTCGGCTGAGAGTTGCCCGCAGAGCCGACCTCGCCGGGCAGGGCATACAGAGACAGCGCGTAGTCCCACAATCCGATAGAATATGCGCCCATCAAGTCGGCCTCTTCGTGTGTCACGGATGATGTCTCTTCATGTGTCACGGATGATGTCTCTTCACGTGCCACCGATGATGTCTCTTCACGAGTCGCGCCCAGCAGCTTGCTGAGTCGTAGCGCTCGTGTCGGTGGCGGTGAACGGGAGCCCGACGTCCCCCGTATTTTCTGATCGAGGTTGTCATGATTGCACTGCGCCAGCTCGCCCTGCAACGCGGCGGAGCACCGCTGATCGACGAAGCGGACCTGACGCTGCATGCCGGTCACAAGGCCGGTATCGTCGGCCCCAACGGCGCCGGCAAGTCGAGCCTGTTCGGCCTGATCCTCGGCGAGCTGACGCCCGACAGCGGCACGGTATCGCTGGCCGGTGGCGTGCGTGTCGCGCACATGGCGCAGGAAATCGATGCACTGGAGCGTCCGATCGTCGACTACGTCATGGACGGGGACCACGCGCTGCGCGAGACCGAGCGCGCCCTGGCGGCCGCCGAAGAGAGCGGCGAGCACCAGCGTCAGGCCGAGCTGCACGCCCATTTCGACACCCTCGATGGCTATACCGCACGGGCACGTGCCGAGCAGCTGCTGGTCGGCCTTGGCTTCAGCCAGGCGCAGCTCAGTCAGCCGCTGGCGGCCTTCTCGGGTGGCTGGCGCATGCGGGCCAATCTGGCGCGTACCCTGTTCACGCCATCCGACCTGCTGCTGCTGGATGAGCCGACCAACCACCTGGATCTCGATGCGTTGCTGTGGCTGGAGCAATGGCTGGCGCGTTATCCCGGCGCGCTGCTGCTGATCTCCCACGACCGCGACTTCCTCGATGCGGTGTGTGATCACATCATCCACTTCGATCGTCGCAAGCTGGTGGTCTACAAGGGCAATTACAGCCGCTTCGAGCGCACGCGTTCCGAGCGTCTGGTGCGTGAGCAGGTCGAGCACGAGAAGACCATGGCGCGGCGTGCCGAGATCGAGGATTTCGTGCGTCGCTTCAAGGCCAAGGCCACCAAGGCACGTCAGGCCCAGAGCCGCATGAAGATGCTGGAGCGCATGGAGGAAACGGCGGCCGTGAAGGCCGATTCCCCGTTCCACTTCACCATCCCGTGCTCCGACAAGATCTCGCATCCGCTGCTGGGGCTGGACCGAGCGGTGATCGGCTATCCCGGTCAGCCGCCGCAGCTCTCCGGGGTACGCTTCTCACTGCTGCCGGGACAGCGCATCGGTCTGCTCGGCCCCAACGGCGCCGGCAAGTCGACGCTGATCAAGGCGCTCACCGGCGAGCTTGCGCTGGTCGAGGGCCAGCGGACCGCCGGCGAGCATCTGGCCATCGGCTACTTCGCCCAGCACCAGGTGGACGGGCTCGACCTGTCCTCGACGCCCTTCAATCATGTGCTGCGCCTGTCACCGTCGGCGGGTGAGCTGGAGATCCGCACCTTCCTCGGCAGCTTCGGCTTCCACGGTGATGAGGTCTACGCCACGGTGGAATCGTTCTCCGGTGGCGAGAAGGCGCGTCTGGCGCTGTCGCTGATCGCCTGGCAGAAGCCCAATCTGCTGTTGCTGGATGAGCCGACCAACCACCTGGACCTCGACATGCGCGAGGCGCTCACCGATGCACTGGCGACCTTCGAGGGCACCGTGATTCTGGTCTCCCACGACCGCCACCTGCTGCGTGCCTGCGTCGATGAATTCTGGTGCATCGCCGATGGTCGCGTGACGCCCTTCGATGGTGACCTGGATGATTACCGTGCCTGGCTCAAGGCGCGGGTCGAGGGCGAGCGGCGGGAAGCGCGAGCCCAGAAGGATGCCGATGCTGGGACTGACAGTACACGCACGCCGGACCGCAAGGAGGCGCGCCGTCAGGCGGCTGAACTGCGCGAGAAGCTGCGTCCGCTCAAGAAGGTCAGCGACAAGGCCGAGCAGAAGATGAGCAAGGCGCAGGGCGAGCTGGACAAGATCGAGGAAGCGCTGGGCGATGCCACGCTCTACGAAGCGGACCGCAAGGCGGAGCTGACCAAGCTGCTGGCCAGCCAGGGCGAGATCAAGAGTCGCCTCGATGAGGCCGAAGCCGAATGGTTCGAGGCTCAGGAAGCGCTGGAAGAGATGGAAGCCCAGCTCAAGGCGGCGGACTAGGCCATGCGGCTGGACCGCTGGCTGACACGTCAGCCACAGCTCAACCGTCGTCATGCGCTCTCGGCGCTGGCGGCGGGGCGTGTGCGGGTCAACGGCGCGACGATCAGCGACCCGCTGCATGAGGTCGGCCCCTTCGATGACATCCACCTGTCAGCGCCTGACGCGACCGTCTGCCTGCAGGTAGCGCGGCGTCCGCGTCATATCCTGCTCAACAAGCCCGCCGGGGTCGTGACGGCCTGTCATGACCCCGAACATCCCACCGTGATCGATGTGCTGCGTGACACGCTGAATGCACGCGGCGAGGACAGCGGCTGGCTGGCCGAGATCCACCATGTCGGCCGCCTCGACCGTGCGACGACCGGCGCCCTGCTGCTGACCAACGACGGCGATGTCTCGGCGCGCATCAGCGATGCCGGGCTCGAGGGGCCCGCCAAGCGCTATCGCATGGGGCTGGAGCGGCCTCTGACGGAGGCCGAACAGGAAAGCGCCATCGCACAGGTTCGCCAGGGGGTGCTGCTCGAACATGATCCGCGCCCGACACTGCCGGCCCAGCTTGCGTTTCTCACCGCGGACCAGGCACGCCTGACGCTGCACGAGGGCCGCCATCACCACGTCAAGCGACTGTGGCGTAGCCTGGGCAATCGCGTGGTGTGGCTGCACCGTGAGTCGGTGGCGGGCTTGAGTCTCGAGGGGCTGGCGCCGGGGGAGTGGCGCGAGCTTACCCGCGAGGAGTGTTCACGGCTGGGGGCCGCGCAGCCTCGCGGGTGAGGCCACCCGGCGGGTGGCGTCTTGCCGACACCGGGTTATCCACACCCACCTGGTGCGCCGCCAGCGCGTGACGGCTGCGATGGGGTGTGGATAGATCGTTCTGAATCGTCGTCAGCGCTGCTCAGCTGCCGGTCGCCTGGCTGGGCAGGTCCTCTGCCGTGATGCTCGCCTCGTCATCGTCGCTGGAGCTTGCCTCCGGCGTCGACAGGCTGACCAGCTCGCCCTCGGCGTTGCGCGTGAAGTTGCGCACGATGACCCCGATATCCTCCGGCAGCGGCGCAAACTGGCTGCAGCGGCTCAGCACTTCCTGCATGTCCTGATAGCCACTGTCGCGACGCGAGTCGATGGTCGCGCGCGAGAAGTCGATATCCTTCAGTGAGGTCTCGCCCGGGCGCGCCGAGGCCAGCAGACGCACCACGTTGATCGAGGGCTGCTGGGTCATGGCGAGGATGCGCTGGATCTTCGGCGACTGGCGCAGCTCCTCCGGCAGATGGTCGGCGAGATTCTCGATCCCCATGCGCAGCGCCTGATTCTCCTCCAGCAGATTGAGGTGCTCGCCGGCACGGCTGGAATACTGGATGTCCTTCTCGCGCAGCTGCGCCTCCTGCAGGGTCTCCGGCACCTTGCCATCGGCACTCCACAGGTCGATCACGTAGCAGTTGACCACTGTCTCGCCATGCGGACGCTCCGACAGCACCCAGCTGACGGGCGTATTGGAGTACAGGCCACCATCCCAATAGGCTTCGCCATCGACCCACACCGGCGGGAAGGCCGGTGGCAGGGCGCCGCTGGCCAGAATATGGCGGTGATCCAGCGCTTCATGCGAGGAGTCGAAGTAGCGCAGCGCGCCGCTGCCGATATTCACCGCCCCCACCGACAGGCGAACGTTCTCCGGGTGGCGGGCATCCAGGCGCTCGAAGTCCACCAGCCGATTGAGCGTGTCGCCCAGCGGCTCGGTGTCGTAGAGGCTGGGCGGCTCGCCGAAGAAGCTCTGCCAGATCGGTACCGTCCACAGCGGGCGCGGGCGGAAGAAGCCCGGAATGCCCCACAGCATGGCGGAGGTACGCGCGACACTGCGCTCCCACGGATGAAAGGCGGGGCCCATGCTGGCAGCGGGTTGGGCGATGCCATACCAGAATGACTCGAGGGCCTTGAGGCGCTCGCCCTCCGGATTGCCGGCGATCAGGGCACCATTGATGGCGCCGACCGAGGTGCCGACCACCCAGTCGGGCTGGATACCGGCTTCGGCCAGCGCCTCGAAGATGCCGACCTGGTAGGCGCCGAGCGCACCACCGCCTTGCAGCACCAGAATATTGAGCGCATCGGCGCAGAAGTCGCAGGATGTATCACGCATGAAACCTTCTCCTCTCTAGCAGTGCAGCACTCCGCCGGGGAATGCCCGAGGTCAGGGGGACCGTCGCGAGCGAGACGCCATGTGATGGGGGGGGGCGTGGGCTCGTGGAGGCGGCGAAAGGGTGACGAGGTGCATATCAAGGGCAGCGGAGCACCTGATCAAGGCAATGAGGCACTGGTGAAAAGCAATCGAAGTGCTTTTATTGTGCAGTGCAGCATGGCGCTTGTCAGCATAGCACGCATCCTCGCCTTGCGTGTCTGCGATCTCATTCAAGCGACTGACTGAGGTGGCAGAGACAAAGACGAGGGTGAGGTCAGGAACAGGAACAGGAGCAGGAGCAGGAGCAGGAGCAGGAGCAGGAGCAGGAGCAGGAGCCGTGCGGCGGTCATTGGCACCAGGGCGTCAGCCACAGGTCGGCTGCCAGCAGCAGCAATGCATAGCGTCCGCCCTTGGCGATCACGATCAGGACGATGCTTTTCCACCACGCCAGCCGGAAGACGCCCGCCAGCACCGTCAGCGGGTCGCCGATCAGCGGGGCCCAGCTCAGCAGCAGGCTCCAGGCGCCGAAGCGGCGATACCACAGGGTGCCGCGCGCCAATGCGCGTCGCGAGACCGGAAACCAGCGCCGTGTGCGCAGACGGCGGGCGCCACGCCCCAGGGCGACGTTGATCAGGCTGCCGAGCGTGTTGCCCAGCGTCGCCGCGACCCACAGCGCCCAGGGCGCGTGCCCCTGGCACCACAGCCCCGCGAAGGCCGCCTCCGATCCGCCGGGCAGCAGGGTGGCGCTGGCCAGCGAGATCACGGCGAGCGAGGTCAATGCCGGCAATGACAGTAGGGCCACTTCATTCATATCACTTTCTTCTGTTTTTCACGGTGGCAGGGCGCTGGGGGTGGCTTTCTTCCCTCCTCAGCTCGGGTATGCTGTTGGCACGTCAAAGCCATATTTCGGGAGCTTCCTGCATGCATATTCCGTGCGTCCTGACGATAGCGGGCTCAGACCCCTCCGGGGGAGCCGGCATTCAGGCGGACCTCAAGACATTCTCTGCGCTGGGCGCCTACGGGGCCAGCGTGATCACGGCGCTGACGGCGCAGAATACCTGCGGTGTGCGCAGCGTGGAGGCGGTCTCGCGGGAATTCATCGCCGCACAGCTGGACGCCGTGCTGGATGATCTCGATATCCGCGCCGCCAAGATCGGCATGGTGGCCGATCCGCTGGTGGTGGAAATGCTTGCCGACCGCCTTCAGCAGCGTCGCCCGCGCTGGGTCGTGCTCGACCCGGTGCTGGTCGCCAAGAGTGGCGATGCGCTGGTCAATGATGCTGCCATCCAATCGGTGGCCGAGCACCTGGTGCCGCTGGCCGACATCATCACGCCCAACCTGCATGAAGCCGCGGTGCTGCTGGGTGAGCGGCGCCTGATCGGGCGCTCCGACATGCCTGAGGTCGCCCGCGAGCTGCGTGCCAGAGGCGCGAAGGCGGTGTTGATCAAGGGTGGGGCGCTCGAGGGGCAGGCCTGCGATGACCTGCTGGTCAGTGATGCCGGCGGGCAATGGCTGTGCGCGCCACGTATCGAGACCGACAACCTGCACGGCACCGGCTGCTCGATGTCTTCTGCCATCGCGGCGCGACTGGCGAACGGTCTGCCGTTGTCGCAGGCGGTGGTCGAGGCACGCGAATGGCTGTTGGGCGCGCTGCGTGCCTCCGATCAGCTCAATGTCGGCAAGGGTCGGGGGCCGGTGCACCATTTCCACGCCCTGTGGTAAGTCAGCCAGAGCCAGGCCCATGAGAGCAAGCCACTGATAGCCGATTCCACAAGGGCGGTGACCCTGCAGGAGCGATGACCTGCAGGAGAAAGGCCCCGTGAGTTCCCCTGGATCCCTGCCAGCCAACGAGTAGATGCCATGCCTATATCGCTGTACCGCTTGCCCGTATCAGCTATCCGCGGCGCCGTTTGCTGCCTGAACGCCGCCTGGCGTGTCGTCAGTCCGCCGGTGGCGAGTATGCCGCGCTGGCTGGCCGCGGGCGTGATGGGGGCGCTGATTGCCACCACCAGCCCGGCTGCGCTCGCCGTCGAGATCAAGGGGGTGACCTTCGCGGATCAGGTGACCACGCAGTCCGGCCAGCCGCTGACGCTGATCGGCAGTGGGCTCTTCACCTACCTGCTGTGGGACGCCTATGTCGGCGCCTATTATCAGGATGCGCGTCGCCCGCGCCCGGCGCCGCTCAAGGATGTCTCGCGTCGCCTGGTGCTGGAGTACTTCCATGCCATCGATGCCGAGGACTTCGCCAATGCGACCACCAAGGGCGTGCGCAAGAACCTCTCAGCAGCGGATTTTGCGGCGATCGAGCCTGAATTGACGCGCTTCAATCGTGCCTATCAGGACGTCGTGCCGGGGGATCGCTATGCGCTGCAATGGCTGTCCGCCGGTGGCGGCAGAGGCACGCTGTCGCTGGTGCTGAACGGGCAGGTCATCTTCGAAAGCGATTCGCTGGCGCTGGCCAATGGCCTGTTCGCGATCTGGCTGGGGGATTCGCCGGCTCAGGAGGATTTCCGCACCGATTTGCTGGGTCAGTAACCCCCGATCCGCAAAAAGCCCCTGCCGGTTTCCCGGCAGGGGCTTTTTCATGCCTTGGTGATGCTCGAAGTTGACTGACAGCCCTGGCGTGAGGCCAGAGCTGTCAGCGCTCAGGAGATCACTTGCCTTCGGCAGCCTTGATGTCGGCCTGCAGGGTGTCGAGGATCTTGCTGCCACGCTCACCGGATTGCTCACGATAGACTTCCCAGCCCTTCTCGCCGACCGGGCGGAAGGCTTCGCGCTGCTCATCGGTCAGCGTGATGATCTTGATGTCGCTGTCTTCCTTGATCTTCTCCAGACGGTCGGCGTTGTACTCCTCCTGCTTCTCGAAGATGTACGGGCGCATCTCGTTGGTAACCTTGTCGAGCATCTGCTGCTGCTCGTCATCCAGACCGGAATAGAAGTCACTGGAGGCCACCAGCGTGGTGATGAACTGCGCCTGCTTGGCCTGGATCATGTAGTCCTGAACTTCGTAGAAGCTCATTTCCTGGATGGCGAACACCGGGTTCACCTGGCCGTCGATCTGGCCCAGCTGCAGGCCGGAGTAGACCTCGGAATAGGGCATCGGCGTCGGGTTGGCACCGTAGCCGCGATAGCTCTCGACCAGAATCGGCGAGGTCATGGTGCGGATCTTGAAGCCTTCCATGTCCTCGGGTGTCTTGATGTCACGGTTGCCGGTCCACACCATCCAGCCTTCCGGAATCACGCCCAGCAGCTGGAGATTCTGCTCGGTGTAGGCCTCGGACAGCATGTCGATGGCCTGGGAGTTGCCGAGTACCTCTTCATTGACGGCATTGTCGTCGGAGAACAGGAAGTGCAGCGTGAAGACGCCCGACTCCGGAATCACCGAGGCCAGGTGACCCGGTGAGGCAAAGGTCAGCTGGATGGCATCGCTCTGCACCAGTTCGGTGAGCTGTGAGGAGGTGCCCAGTGCGCCGTAGGGGTAGATCTCGACATCGATGTCACCGCCGGAGGCCTCTTCGATGCGCTTCTTGAATTCCTGGGCGTAGGCATCCTGCACACTGCCGGAGACTTCCTCCAGCGCGAAGCGCCAGGTGTCCGCCTGCACACCCGCAGAGGCCAGCGCCGCCATGCCCAGGCCGGCCGTCAGGGCGCCTCCCTTGAGGAACGCGGCAAGACGAGAAAGGGGAACAGGAGTCCTGGACGTCTCGCGATTCTGCTCGGGTGACGGG comes from bacterium Scap17 and encodes:
- a CDS encoding FKBP-type peptidyl-prolyl cis-trans isomerase, with the translated sequence MKQLVSAVALGALLVTPFSFAADDSLADEQAQLSYGIGATLGKSLSQDITDLDLDAFTQAVRDVYAKGDMKMSDQEIADSLSRFQQKKMEEQKKMVEQEATDNKAEGDKFLADNAKKDGVKTLDSGLQYKVLESGDGATPSAEDTVKVNYEGKLLDGTVFDSSYQRGEPVSFKVNQVIKGWQEALQEMSVGDTWMLYVPAELAYGKAGTGGPIGPNETLTFKVELLDVTKADAKQ
- a CDS encoding TIGR02444 family protein, yielding MQRQVRFVDQRCSAALQGELAQCNHDNLDQKIRGTSGSRSPPPTRALRLSKLLGATREETSSVAREETSSVTHEETSSVTHEEADLMGAYSIGLWDYALSLYALPGEVGSAGNSQPTPDMMSTCLLLQNEAGLDVCELLWIHWLSAHGIALAASPTRLLEDVRDWQGWMTAMLRERRRQLKQELTTLPATQDPAAVQRLERLYQQLKACELSAEQETLAQLEELSPALSSAEGATGLRAPFAHVADPLQAFQQSLALLSGKTTLAVGDHPTARALRRLALARVPVSA
- a CDS encoding ATP-binding cassette domain-containing protein, translating into MIALRQLALQRGGAPLIDEADLTLHAGHKAGIVGPNGAGKSSLFGLILGELTPDSGTVSLAGGVRVAHMAQEIDALERPIVDYVMDGDHALRETERALAAAEESGEHQRQAELHAHFDTLDGYTARARAEQLLVGLGFSQAQLSQPLAAFSGGWRMRANLARTLFTPSDLLLLDEPTNHLDLDALLWLEQWLARYPGALLLISHDRDFLDAVCDHIIHFDRRKLVVYKGNYSRFERTRSERLVREQVEHEKTMARRAEIEDFVRRFKAKATKARQAQSRMKMLERMEETAAVKADSPFHFTIPCSDKISHPLLGLDRAVIGYPGQPPQLSGVRFSLLPGQRIGLLGPNGAGKSTLIKALTGELALVEGQRTAGEHLAIGYFAQHQVDGLDLSSTPFNHVLRLSPSAGELEIRTFLGSFGFHGDEVYATVESFSGGEKARLALSLIAWQKPNLLLLDEPTNHLDLDMREALTDALATFEGTVILVSHDRHLLRACVDEFWCIADGRVTPFDGDLDDYRAWLKARVEGERREARAQKDADAGTDSTRTPDRKEARRQAAELREKLRPLKKVSDKAEQKMSKAQGELDKIEEALGDATLYEADRKAELTKLLASQGEIKSRLDEAEAEWFEAQEALEEMEAQLKAAD
- a CDS encoding rRNA pseudouridine synthase, whose amino-acid sequence is MRLDRWLTRQPQLNRRHALSALAAGRVRVNGATISDPLHEVGPFDDIHLSAPDATVCLQVARRPRHILLNKPAGVVTACHDPEHPTVIDVLRDTLNARGEDSGWLAEIHHVGRLDRATTGALLLTNDGDVSARISDAGLEGPAKRYRMGLERPLTEAEQESAIAQVRQGVLLEHDPRPTLPAQLAFLTADQARLTLHEGRHHHVKRLWRSLGNRVVWLHRESVAGLSLEGLAPGEWRELTREECSRLGAAQPRG
- a CDS encoding patatin-like phospholipase family protein produces the protein MRDTSCDFCADALNILVLQGGGALGAYQVGIFEALAEAGIQPDWVVGTSVGAINGALIAGNPEGERLKALESFWYGIAQPAASMGPAFHPWERSVARTSAMLWGIPGFFRPRPLWTVPIWQSFFGEPPSLYDTEPLGDTLNRLVDFERLDARHPENVRLSVGAVNIGSGALRYFDSSHEALDHRHILASGALPPAFPPVWVDGEAYWDGGLYSNTPVSWVLSERPHGETVVNCYVIDLWSADGKVPETLQEAQLREKDIQYSSRAGEHLNLLEENQALRMGIENLADHLPEELRQSPKIQRILAMTQQPSINVVRLLASARPGETSLKDIDFSRATIDSRRDSGYQDMQEVLSRCSQFAPLPEDIGVIVRNFTRNAEGELVSLSTPEASSSDDDEASITAEDLPSQATGS
- a CDS encoding DedA family protein codes for the protein MTSLAVISLASATLLPGGSEAAFAGLWCQGHAPWALWVAATLGNTLGSLINVALGRGARRLRTRRWFPVSRRALARGTLWYRRFGAWSLLLSWAPLIGDPLTVLAGVFRLAWWKSIVLIVIAKGGRYALLLLAADLWLTPWCQ
- the thiD gene encoding bifunctional hydroxymethylpyrimidine kinase/phosphomethylpyrimidine kinase, translated to MHIPCVLTIAGSDPSGGAGIQADLKTFSALGAYGASVITALTAQNTCGVRSVEAVSREFIAAQLDAVLDDLDIRAAKIGMVADPLVVEMLADRLQQRRPRWVVLDPVLVAKSGDALVNDAAIQSVAEHLVPLADIITPNLHEAAVLLGERRLIGRSDMPEVARELRARGAKAVLIKGGALEGQACDDLLVSDAGGQWLCAPRIETDNLHGTGCSMSSAIAARLANGLPLSQAVVEAREWLLGALRASDQLNVGKGRGPVHHFHALW
- a CDS encoding C4-dicarboxylate ABC transporter — translated: MAALASAGVQADTWRFALEEVSGSVQDAYAQEFKKRIEEASGGDIDVEIYPYGALGTSSQLTELVQSDAIQLTFASPGHLASVIPESGVFTLHFLFSDDNAVNEEVLGNSQAIDMLSEAYTEQNLQLLGVIPEGWMVWTGNRDIKTPEDMEGFKIRTMTSPILVESYRGYGANPTPMPYSEVYSGLQLGQIDGQVNPVFAIQEMSFYEVQDYMIQAKQAQFITTLVASSDFYSGLDDEQQQMLDKVTNEMRPYIFEKQEEYNADRLEKIKEDSDIKIITLTDEQREAFRPVGEKGWEVYREQSGERGSKILDTLQADIKAAEGK